In a genomic window of Zingiber officinale cultivar Zhangliang chromosome 9B, Zo_v1.1, whole genome shotgun sequence:
- the LOC122022422 gene encoding pentatricopeptide repeat-containing protein At1g10270-like: protein MPIRHLLLRAFPGGASDRRLPHLPFSLLSLIPFRHFAFSSAEEAAAERRRLKRRLRIEPPLHALRRDTTSPRPPRDPNAPRLPDSTSCLVGPRLNLHNRVQALIRGGDLDAASSTARQAVFSAVRLTVFTCNAVIASMLRAGRLDDVVALFTFFFNQFKIVPNVVSYNILIHSHCKSGRVDAALDVYRHVLDNAPFSPSYITYRHLTEGLVAADRIQEAVDLLREMLNRGHAADSIVYNTLMAAFIECGNMEKALDLFDELRERCLVYDGVVHSTLMEAYFKRGMDKEAMESYRSLLDRQFKMTPATCNTLIVTLLRHDKLAEAENMFENMLDNHNPPFFLAINTNTYNLMVNQRFKEGKFLEAIETFHRQPVKPCVMDVACFNNIIGKLCENGLLPEAEKLFAEMPDKSVNPDATTYGSLVVACFGDGRPDDAVHYFENMIKRSEESPGFRVDVGFYNKVFDGLVKIGRTSQAMEIFEKMREKGTRPNLLSYEILVTALCNAGNLDRGRELFEQMLKSCISSTAELNVFLLDAFEKAGRSQEIEGLLIGNSGNVSQAQQQ, encoded by the coding sequence ATGCCCAtccgccacctcctcctccgcgcTTTTCCCGGCGGCGCCTCCGATCGCCGTCTCCCCCACCTCCCCTTCTCCCTACTATCTCTTATTCCTTTCCGCCACTTCGCCTTCTCCTCAGCCGAGGAGGCTGCCGCCGAGCGCCGCCGTCTCAAGCGCCGCCTCCGCATCGAGCCCCCGCTCCACGCCCTCCGCCGCGACACTACTTCGCCTCGACCACCACGCGACCCCAACGCCCCCCGCCTCCCGGACTCCACCTCCTGTCTCGTCGGTCCCCGCCTCAACCTCCACAACCGCGTCCAGGCCCTCATCCGCGGAGGCGATCTCGACGCCGCCTCCTCCACCGCTCGCCAGGCCGTCTTCTCCGCCGTCCGCCTCACTGTCTTTACCTGCAACGCCGTCATCGCTTCCATGCTCCGCGCAGGTCGCCTCGATGACGTCGTCGCcctcttcaccttcttcttcaaccAATTCAAGATCGTCCCCAACGTCGTCTCCTACAACATTCTCATCCACTCCCACTGCAAATCCGGCCGTGTTGATGCTGCCCTCGACGTCTATCGCCACGTCCTAGACAATGCTCCCTTTTCCCCCTCATACATCACCTACCGCCATCTCACCGAGGGCCTCGTCGCCGCTGACCGCATCCAGGAAGCCGTCGACCTCCTCCGCGAGATGCTCAACCGCGGCCACGCGGCTGACTCCATCGTTTACAACACTCTCATGGCTGCCTTCATTGAGTGCGGCAACATGGAGAAGGCTCTTGATCTCTTCGATGAGCTCCGAGAGCGATGTCTGGTCTATGATGGCGTCGTGCATTCGACTCTGATGGAGGCCTACTTCAAGCGTGGAATGGACAAAGAGGCCATGGAGTCGTATCGCTCGCTTCTAGATCGGCAGTTCAAGATGACCCCCGCCACCTGCAACACCCTCATAGTGACCCTGTTGAGGCACGACAAGCTGGCCGAGGCAGAAAATATGTTTGAGAATATGCTAGACAACCACAACCCTCCTTTCTTCTTGGCGATCAACACCAACACTTATAACCTGATGGTGAACCAGCGGTTCAAGGAAGGCAAATTCTTGGAGGCTATTGAGACATTCCACCGGCAGCCCGTGAAACCATGTGTCATGGACGTTGCTTGCTTCAATAACATCATAGGTAAGCTCTGCGAAAATGGGCTACTTCCAGAGGCAGAGAAGTTGTTTGCAGAAATGCCTGATAAGTCAGTTAACCCTGATGCAACGACTTATGGGTCTTTAGTTGTTGCCTGCTTCGGGGATGGGAGGCCAGATGATGCTGTTCACTACTTCGAGAATATGATTAAACGTAGTGAGGAAAGCCCTGGCTTCAGAGTTGATGTGGGATTTTACAATAAGGTTTTTGATGGACTGGTGAAGATAGGAAGGACCAGTCAAGCAATGGAGATTTTTGAGAAGATGCGGGAGAAGGGGACCAGACCAAATCTGTTAAGTTATGAGATTTTGGTTACTGCACTGTGTAATGCTGGAAATCTCGACCGAGGACGAGAGTTGTTCGAGCAGATGCTTAAAAGCTGTATAAGTTCTACTGCTGAATTGAATGTTTTCCTATTGGACGCTTTTGAAAAGGCAGGACGAAGCCAGGAGATAGAAGGGCTACTCATTGGCAATTCAGGCAATGtatctcaagcacagcagcagtAG